A window from Candidatus Bathyarchaeota archaeon encodes these proteins:
- a CDS encoding anion permease: protein MMITIIFSIIFALILILLVTGSYHRSVVAMLGALLIIAFGLEYGVFETQDVVGFVFDNADTIALVIGSMILCEALGRSGLFQFIGLSLISNIGKSIRWFAAIMLLLTVFLSAFLNNITAMLIVGALTLSLEKRLEMDFSELIIYEAIFTNIGGLMLMISSIPNLIVAGEFNIGFSRFAVVCIPLSLILTVVSIYMVMRRMKTAAPLKENLEIDPWSAVKDKKVFYRASLIFILVMIFFVLNDVVHIGLGLIAIGGATAMLILSGEEPESIFRDIDWGTIFFLVSFFIIVGGMEKSGVLEVFAQDVSAVFLLIPALAYLFTILVCGAASAFIDNIPITITLIPIIRYVSDKVGLSIETLAWSMVFGANLGGNFTPIGSPSIIIATGMLKRKGKNISFYEWFRKYAVFPCVHLLLAGLYTILLVVI, encoded by the coding sequence ATGATGATTACCATTATTTTCTCTATAATTTTCGCGTTGATCCTCATTCTTCTTGTTACTGGAAGCTACCACCGAAGCGTAGTTGCAATGCTCGGCGCCCTTTTAATAATAGCGTTTGGCTTGGAGTACGGAGTTTTTGAGACACAAGATGTAGTAGGTTTCGTGTTTGATAATGCAGACACTATAGCTCTTGTAATAGGTTCGATGATTCTATGCGAGGCGCTCGGGAGATCCGGTCTTTTTCAGTTTATAGGTTTAAGTTTGATAAGCAATATTGGAAAGAGCATAAGATGGTTTGCGGCAATTATGCTGCTTTTAACAGTTTTTCTAAGCGCCTTTCTAAACAATATAACTGCAATGCTCATTGTTGGCGCCTTAACTTTGTCCCTGGAGAAAAGACTTGAAATGGATTTCAGTGAACTAATCATTTACGAAGCCATTTTCACAAATATAGGTGGACTAATGCTCATGATAAGTTCAATTCCAAATCTTATAGTGGCTGGAGAATTCAACATAGGATTTTCACGTTTTGCGGTAGTATGCATCCCCTTATCGTTGATATTAACGGTTGTCTCCATTTACATGGTTATGAGAAGAATGAAAACTGCAGCTCCGCTTAAGGAAAATCTGGAAATCGACCCTTGGTCAGCCGTAAAAGACAAAAAAGTCTTTTACAGAGCCTCACTCATCTTCATACTTGTGATGATTTTCTTCGTTTTAAATGACGTAGTCCATATAGGATTAGGTCTAATAGCTATCGGTGGAGCAACTGCAATGCTTATATTAAGCGGAGAGGAACCCGAATCGATTTTTAGGGATATAGACTGGGGCACAATTTTCTTCCTAGTTTCATTTTTTATAATTGTTGGAGGAATGGAAAAAAGCGGAGTTTTAGAAGTTTTCGCTCAAGATGTTTCCGCAGTTTTCCTTTTGATCCCAGCGTTAGCCTACCTGTTCACTATACTGGTTTGCGGAGCGGCTTCTGCATTTATAGATAATATTCCCATAACCATCACTTTAATCCCAATAATCAGATACGTATCTGACAAGGTGGGCTTAAGCATCGAAACTCTTGCTTGGAGCATGGTCTTTGGAGCAAACTTAGGCGGAAATTTTACTCCTATTGGTTCCCCATCAATTATTATAGCTACGGGAATGCTTAAAAGGAAAGGGAAAAATATTAGCTTTTATGAATGGTTTAGGAAATATGCAGTTTTTCCATGTGTACATTTACTCTTGGCAGGTCTTTATACAATCTTGTTGGTCGTGATATAA
- the ppa gene encoding inorganic diphosphatase, translating to MVNYVHEVERGKNAPQLINVVIEIPMGSRNKYEIDRKRGFLKLDRVIHSPFHYPTDYGFIPQTWANDNDPLDAMVLTHHPVVPLCIVEARPIGLLRMKDEKGVDDKILCVPTGDPRFEKVKDIRELPPHWLKEIAHFFERYKELEEGKYSEIIGWFGAEEAKKCVEKAMKRYDERFKR from the coding sequence ATGGTAAACTATGTGCATGAGGTTGAACGAGGTAAAAATGCCCCACAACTAATTAATGTAGTTATCGAGATTCCCATGGGTTCAAGGAATAAATATGAGATAGATAGAAAAAGGGGCTTCCTAAAACTTGACCGCGTTATTCATTCCCCGTTTCACTACCCAACAGATTATGGTTTTATACCCCAGACATGGGCAAACGATAATGACCCGCTTGACGCCATGGTGTTAACTCACCATCCGGTTGTGCCGCTTTGCATAGTTGAAGCAAGGCCCATAGGCTTGCTTAGAATGAAGGACGAAAAGGGAGTAGATGACAAAATTCTATGCGTCCCAACTGGTGACCCACGATTTGAAAAGGTGAAAGATATTAGGGAATTGCCTCCTCATTGGCTTAAGGAAATAGCCCATTTCTTTGAAAGGTATAAAGAACTCGAAGAAGGGAAGTATTCTGAAATTATAGGATGGTTTGGAGCTGAAGAAGCTAAAAAATGTGTAGAGAAAGCGATGAAAAGGTATGATGAAAGATTTAAACGTTAA
- a CDS encoding sodium-translocating pyrophosphatase translates to MLWITMAVAAGIIALISAILLSIKILKTHVDDPRIVEISEIIMKGANAFLKRQYRIIALFTAIIFVLLLSVSLVMENLSIFVSITFLLGAVFSALAGYVGMNVAVRANARSVNAAKKEMHDAFLIAFESGLVTGLFVAGFGLLGVSLLYYILKDMNVVVGFGFGTALIALFARVGGGIYTKAADIGADLVGKVEVGIPEDDPRNPAVIADQVGDNVGDVAGMAADVFESYTCTLIAALLIGWKLLLDGFLSVDQAMFPVIVQSLGIFSSIIALALMKKMRNNPFTIVNVGVFSAGIFVTVFSCILTWFVFEGSFAPYFTVLMGLIAIILLAFLTQFYTSHNMAPVKEVARASQTGPAINFLAGMALGLESTAVPVIVICAAILVAYSFGGLYGVSLAAIGFLSIAPLVVALDAYGPVVDNASGIAEMAKIRGKIRKRLEELDSVGNTTKAICKGFAIGAAALAAIALFAAYIEQTGIRALEVVDPRVVTGAFIGAMLAFVFCSTLLRAVGKGAFNMVEEVRRQFREIQGLREGEAKPDYERCVAISTLAALKGLIYPGILSVATPLIVGFLLGKEALGGLLLGNVAASFPMALFLAHSGTAWDNAKKYIEAGHFGGKGTATHAAAVIGDTVGDPFKDTAGPSLNIIMDILGTIALLIAPIIAFM, encoded by the coding sequence ATGCTCTGGATAACAATGGCAGTTGCTGCGGGAATAATTGCGTTGATATCGGCGATTCTGCTCTCAATAAAAATCTTGAAAACTCATGTTGACGATCCACGGATAGTTGAAATTTCCGAAATAATTATGAAAGGGGCAAACGCATTTTTAAAAAGACAATACAGAATTATAGCGTTATTTACAGCGATAATCTTCGTGCTTTTACTGTCTGTTTCACTAGTCATGGAGAATTTGAGCATATTTGTCTCTATAACCTTCCTCTTAGGAGCCGTCTTTTCAGCTCTCGCCGGATATGTAGGAATGAATGTAGCCGTACGCGCAAATGCTAGAAGCGTTAACGCCGCGAAAAAGGAAATGCATGACGCATTTTTAATAGCCTTTGAAAGCGGCTTGGTAACAGGTCTCTTTGTAGCCGGTTTTGGCCTCTTAGGTGTAAGTCTCCTCTATTATATCCTCAAAGATATGAACGTAGTTGTTGGTTTCGGCTTTGGAACAGCCCTAATTGCATTGTTCGCCCGAGTCGGCGGTGGAATTTACACTAAGGCTGCAGACATTGGCGCAGACCTTGTGGGAAAAGTTGAGGTTGGCATTCCGGAGGATGACCCTAGAAACCCCGCCGTAATAGCTGACCAAGTAGGCGACAACGTTGGTGATGTGGCTGGAATGGCTGCTGATGTTTTCGAATCCTACACATGTACACTTATTGCAGCTTTACTTATTGGATGGAAGCTCCTACTTGACGGATTCTTATCTGTTGACCAAGCAATGTTTCCAGTCATAGTTCAGAGTCTAGGAATATTCTCATCCATCATAGCTTTAGCTCTCATGAAGAAAATGAGAAACAATCCGTTTACAATAGTTAATGTTGGAGTTTTCTCCGCTGGCATTTTTGTAACGGTTTTCTCTTGCATTTTAACGTGGTTTGTATTTGAAGGGAGTTTCGCCCCTTACTTCACAGTTTTAATGGGTTTAATCGCCATAATCCTACTTGCTTTTCTCACCCAATTTTATACCTCTCATAATATGGCTCCAGTAAAGGAAGTTGCGAGGGCTTCTCAAACAGGGCCAGCCATAAACTTTCTCGCTGGGATGGCTTTGGGATTGGAAAGTACCGCCGTGCCAGTTATAGTTATTTGTGCCGCCATACTTGTGGCATACTCGTTCGGTGGTCTCTACGGAGTCTCCTTAGCGGCAATAGGTTTTCTTTCAATAGCTCCGCTTGTGGTTGCCCTAGATGCCTACGGCCCAGTAGTTGACAATGCAAGTGGCATAGCAGAGATGGCTAAAATCAGAGGTAAAATACGTAAAAGACTGGAGGAATTAGATTCTGTCGGCAACACCACAAAGGCAATTTGTAAAGGATTCGCAATTGGCGCCGCCGCACTTGCCGCAATAGCGCTTTTCGCCGCTTACATCGAACAAACTGGGATAAGAGCCCTAGAAGTTGTCGATCCGAGGGTTGTTACAGGCGCCTTTATAGGCGCCATGCTGGCCTTTGTTTTCTGTTCCACATTGTTACGTGCTGTTGGCAAAGGGGCTTTCAATATGGTTGAAGAAGTGCGGAGGCAGTTCAGAGAGATTCAAGGCTTAAGGGAAGGTGAAGCAAAACCTGATTATGAACGGTGCGTAGCCATTAGCACGTTAGCAGCGCTTAAAGGCTTAATCTATCCTGGAATACTGTCAGTTGCAACACCGTTAATTGTTGGCTTTCTACTTGGAAAAGAAGCGCTTGGAGGCCTGCTTCTGGGGAATGTTGCAGCAAGCTTTCCAATGGCTCTTTTCCTAGCTCATAGTGGAACAGCTTGGGATAACGCCAAAAAGTATATTGAAGCTGGACATTTCGGCGGTAAAGGCACCGCTACGCATGCCGCAGCAGTAATAGGCGATACTGTGGGTGACCCTTTCAAAGATACAGCTGGGCCTTCACTTAATATAATTATGGATATTCTAGGCACAATAGCTTTGTTAATAGCTCCAATAATTGCATTCATGTAA